From the genome of Streptomyces sp. V2I9:
ATTCCGGCTTCCTTGGTCGACACGTCATGGGGCTTGCGCCCGATGAAGAAGTCGACGGCGATGAGGGCCGACAGACCAAAGATGGTCAGGGCCCATACGGTCCATGAAACGTCCACTGCGCCTCCGGCAGTTCGCTACGGCTACTGATCAGCGTCGTCGCTGCCGGAGGTCTCTTCCATCCCGCACACGAGGTGTGCCGGGACCGGCGCCCCGGGACCGATAACGGTCCGTATTGACGGGACGTCGCGTAAGGAGTACTCCCCTCCGTTCGTCGAAGAGTACAGGCACCACCAAGGGCTGGTAAAGAAAACGGTAAAGAAATCGTCAAACACGCAGGTGGGGATCGTGTGAGTTTGGTGTGCCCGGTCAGCGTCCGGCGGCTCGGCGGGCTGCCGCGACCGCCGCGAGGGCCTGTTCGAGGACGCTGCTGCCCGGTGGGACCGCCGGGGGCTCGTAGGTCCAGGCGTGCCCGACCCAGGGGTCGGCGAGATGACTGTCGGAGACCGGGGTGACCCTCAGCAGCGACCGCCACAGCGGGTCGAGCACCGGCCCGTACGCGCTCGCCTCCTCGCGGTCGGCGACCATCATGAGGTGCACCCCGACCGAGGGGCCCTCGTCCGCGAGGTAGCGGAGCTGGGTGACGGCCCGGTCGTCGAAACCGTGCGGGAAGTCGTTGACCACCAGCAGCTGCTCGCCGGTGTCCAGGTCGGGCGGGAGCGAGTCGGCCGCGCGGGCCCGCACCGCCATCTGCACCAGGTCCACCCGCCGGGTGAGATGGGTGAGCACCGCGGCCACGCCCCGGGCCCCGGAGGCGGGCGGTCCGGCGAGGACGCCCGCCTCGACCAGCGGCGCCAGCGGACCGGCGGCCGAACCCGCCGGGTCGATGACGTGCACCGAGAACTCCCCCGGCGGGTACACCGCCAGCAGCCGCGCCGCGTGGGCGACGGCACTCTCCATGGCCAGCCGGCGCAGATGGCCGGTGTCCGTCGAGGCGGCGGCCTCGGACGCCGTCCGGCCGCTGTCCACCCAGATCCCGCGCTCCAGCGGCAGCCGGACCAGCAACGGGATGCGCAGGTCGGGGCGCTCGGGAAGGTGGAGATCGCCGATGCGCAGGGCCATCGGTATCTCCATGGGAACGCGGTGGGCGTGCCAGACGGGGTTCCCCCACCCGGCGTACGCGGCCGGGAGCGCGGGCTCGACGACGGCCGCCTCGGCTGCCAGCTGGGCCAGGTCCCGGTCGAGGGCCTCGCGGGCCCGCGAGGCCAGCTCGTCGCGTTTGGCGCGGGCCTGGTCGCGGGCGCGGTCGCCCGCGCCGCCGATCCGGTTGCGTGGGTCGGACAGGGCCCGGTCGAGCTCCTGGTCCATCCGGGACTCGGCGAAGTCCACGGCGCTGCGGTAGGCGGCGACGGCGCGGGCGAGATCCTCGAACATGCCCCAGATCTGGTTGTAGAGGCGCTCGTCCATCGACCAGCCGGTCGCGTCGCCCGCGACCGGCTCGGCGGCCTGTCCGGGCTGGGCGGCGGGCGCGGCGGGCGGGGGCGACGGGGGCGCCGCGTGCTGCCGTCGCGGGTGCGCGTAGTCGATGGGGCCGCCGGTCGCGGGGCCCGCGCCGTCCGGCTCCGGAGCGGGGTGCGACCGGGCGGGGTGCGGCGGGGCCGTGGTGGCGGGGTCGGCCAGCGGCTCGGGGGGCTCCGGGGCCGTGGGCGGCGTGGGCGGGAGCTGGTCGGCCGGGCCCGCCGTGTGCCGTACGCGGTCGCCCCCCGGAGTGCGCGGCGGCGGGGTCACCGAGCGCGCCAGGCCGCGGGTCACGGCCTCCTGGATGGCGGCGGCCAGTCCGGCCGCGTCGTTCACACCCTGGTCGGCGAGCATGTCCGCGAGCCCCCCGGCGTACCCCTGCCCGACGGCGCGGACTTTCCAGGCGTCCTGCCGGCGGTAGAGCTCCAGGGCGCTGACCGCGGACTCGGCATCCAGGCCGGTGAGCGTGAAGGTGGCGATCTCGTCGCCGTCGAGCCCGGTGACGGCGACGAACGGGGCGGGGACGGCGCCGAACCGCGTCGGACCGCCGGCCACCGCGGGCAGCGCGAGCAGGACGGTGACGCGGTGGACGCCGGCGGGCAGGGCCTCCAGGTCGACGGCGAGCCGGTGGTCGGCCGCCGCCTGCTGGGAGACCTCGAGACCGGGGAGCTGGGGTGAGCCGGGGTGGACGATCCGCTCGGCGCCGCCCACCGTGCCCCGCTCGTCGCCGAGGGTGGCCCCGGCCACGACGGGCGTGCCGGCCGACACCCGGATCTCCAGACGGGTCTGGGGCAGGGTGTGGTTCTGCCCCCGGACCAGTTCGGCCGTCATTGCGCTGTCCCCCTCGACGATGGCCCGCGCGCCGACGGGCGCGGTGCCGTGCTCATGCGGTGCTGTGTTGATGCTGGTGCTGTGTTGGTGCCGTGCCGCGTTGCCACGGTGCGGTACGGGGGCGATGCCCGTGGGCCGTGCCCTGGCGGCCGCCCCCGCACGTCTGTCTCGGTGCCGGGATCTACAGGTGCGGCAGGATCGACGGCATCAGGTCCTGGAAGGTGCGGCCGTTGGCCGGGTTCCCGAGGGCCGTCATCTGCCAGCCGGCGCCCGCGCGGTGCACCTTCGCCATGATCTGGGCGGTGTACTGGCCGCCGCCGTCCAGCGTGTACCGGGCGAGCTCCTGGCCGTTGGTCTCGTCGACGATGCGGCAGAAGGCGTTCTGTACCTCCTGGAACGTCTGCCCGGTGAAGGAGTTCACCGTGAAGACGATCTGGTCGATGTGGACCGGCACCCGCTGGAGGTCGACGAGGATCGCCTCGTCGTCGCCGCCGGAGCCCGCGCCGCCGACCAGGTTGTCGCCGGTGTGCTTGACCGAGCCGTCGTCGCTGACGAGGTGCCGGAAGAAGACGACGTCGACCGGCTGCTTGTCGGCGAAGAGCACCGCCGAGGCGTCCAGGTCGATCTCACGGGTGCGCGAACCGAACAGGCCTCGGCGCGGAGCCGCCTGCCAGCCGAGCCCCATCCGCACCGCGGTCAGGGTCCCCCCGTCGCTCTTCTGCAGGTTGATGGCCTGACCCTTGGTCATGTTGACCGTCACGCGCTGTCCCCTCTCGGCGTTGCCCCGCAACCATCCGTGTGCGGTTTCCCGCACCCTACGCATCCCACCCCCGGCGGCAGGAGGTTCGGTCCGTTTTTGTGTCGGTCTTGCAACACACCCGGCGCGGCGGGCCGGATGCGGTGGGAGCGGGCCGTGCACCGGCGCCGGAAGCGGCCCCTCACCGCCCGGCACCGGTGCACGGCCCGCGGGGGCAGCCCGGATCAGGCGAGCCCCGCTTCCTTCATCTGACGCAGTTCCTTCTTCAGTTCACCGACCTCGTCGCGGAGCCGGGCGGCCACCTCGAACTGGAGGTCGGCGGCGGCGGCCCGCATCCGGTCGGTCATCTCCTCGATGATCCCGGCCAGCTCGGTGGCGGGCCGGTCGCCGCGCACCTCGCCGGTCCTGGCCGCCTTGCCCTTCGCCCCGCCCTTGGCGGCCCTGCCGCCGAGCGCGGGAACCGGGGCCTTGGCCTCCTTGCCCTGCCGGTACCCGGTGCCGAGGAGCTGCTCGGTGTCGATCTCCTCGCGGGCGATGGTCGAGACGATGTCGTTGATCTTCTTGCGCAGCGGCTGGGGGTCGATGCCCCGCTCGGTGTTGTAGGCGATCTGCTTCTCGCGCCGGCGGTTCGTCTCGTCGATCGCCTGCGCCATGGCCGGAGTCACCTTGTCCGCGTACATGTGGACCTGGCCGGAGACATTGCGGGCCGCGCGGCCGATGGTCTGGATGAGCGAGGTGCCGGAGCGCAGGAAGCCCTGTTTGTCGGCGTCGAGGATGGCCACGAGCGACACCTCGGGAAGGTCCAGGCCCTCCCGCAGGAGGTTGATGCCGACGAGCACGTCGTACTCGCCGGAGCGCAGCTCGCGCAGCAGCTCGATGCGGCGCAGCGTGTCGACGTCGCTGTGCAGGTACCGGACCTGGATGCCGAGCTCCAGGAAGTAGTCGGTGAGGTCCTCCGCCATCTTCTTGGTGAGCGTGGTGACCAGGACCCGCTCGTCCCGCTCGGTGCGCTTGCGGATCTCGTGGACCAGGTCGTCGATCTGGCCCTCGGTGGGCTTGACCACGACCTCGGGATCGACGAGGCCGGTGGGGCGGATGATCTGCTCGACGAACCCGTCGCCGCGCGAGAGCTCGTACTTCCCCGGCGTGGCGGAGAGATAGACCGTCTGATCGATCCGCTTCAGGAACTCCTCCCACTTCAGCGGCCGGTTGTCCATGGCGGAGGGCAGCCGGAAGCCGTGGTCGACGAGGGTCCGCTTGCGGGAGGCGTCGCCCTCGTACATCGCGCCGATCTGCGGGACCGTGACGTGGGACTCGTCCAGGACGAGCAGGAAGTCGTCCGGGAAGTAGTCGAGGAGGGTGTTGGGCGCCGTGCCGGGGGCGCGGTCGTCGAAGTGCATCGAGTAGTTCTCCACGCCGGAGCAGGTGCCGATCTGGCGCAGCATCTCGATGTCGTACGTGGTCCGCATGCGCAGCCGCTGGGCTTCCAGCATCTTGCCCTGCTTCTCCAGCTCCGCCAGGCGCTGTTCCAGCTCCCGCTCGATGCCGCCGACGGCCTTCTCCATGCGCTCGGGTCCGGCGACGTAGTGGCTGGCGGGGAAGACGTGGACCATGGGGTCCTCGCTGATGATCTCTCCGGTCAGCGGGTGGAGCGTGGACAGGGCCTCGATCTCGTCGCCGAACATCTCGATGCGGACGGCGAGCTCCTCGTAGACCGGGAAGATCTCGATGGTGTCGCCCCGGACCCGGAAGGTGCCGCGGGTGAACGCCAGGTCGTTGCGGGTGTACTGCATCTCGACGAAACGGCGCAGCAGCTGGTCCCGGTCGATCTCCTCGCCGACGTCGAGCCGGACCATGCGGTCCACGTACTCCTGCGGCGTACCGAGGCCGTAGATGCAGGAGACGGAGGCGACCACGACGACGTCGCGCCGGGTGAGCAGGGAATTCGTCGCGGAGTGCCGCAGCCGCTCGACCTCCTCGTTGATGGAGGAGTCCTTCTCGATGTAGGTGTCCGACTGCGGGACGTACGCCTCGGGCTGGTAGTAGTCGTAGTACGAGACGAAATACTCCACCGCGTTGTTCGGGAGGAGCTCGCGGAACTCGTTGGCCAGCTGGGCGGCGAGGGTCTTGTTCGGCGCCATCACCAGGGTGGGGCGCTGCAGCTTCTCGATCATCCAGGCGGTGGTCGCCGACTTGCCGGTGCCGGTCGCGCCGAGCAGGACGACGTCCTTCTCGCCGGCGCGGATGCGTCGCTCCAGGTCGGCGATGGCCGCCGGCTGGTCGCCGCTGGGCTGATAGGGACTGACGACCTCGAAAGGCCGCACCGAACGTTCGATCTTGGAAACGGGCCGCATGCATCCACCGTACGGCGCGCCACTGACAACGGCCTCGGATCAGCGGCGGCGGGCGCTGCCGGCGTCCTCCCGGACGAGACGCCGCGCGTTCTCCCGGACGGTGCGCAGCGCCTCGTCCCGGACCGTGCTCCGCCCCGGCCGTCGCTGGTGGGGGGCCGGGGCGGGGCCCGAGGGCCATCCGGCGCGCGGGTCCCGGCCGGCCGGTTCGCCCGTCACCGCGCCGGGGTCGAACAGGAGCACCACGGCGGCCAGGAGCAGGAAGCAGCCGGGGCCGACCAGCATGGGGCCGATGATCTCGGCGGGCCGGTCGCCGGGCAGGACGTCGGCCAGGTCGGACGGCAGGGTCGGCGGCAGGTGGAGGTGCACGTCGAGTGCGGCCATGCCGGTGTAGTGCATCCCGGTCACCGCGACGGCCATCAGGATGCTCGCGCCGAGGCCGGAGAGGGCTCCCCGGAGGGTGACGGCCGCCCACAGCGCGCCCGTGGCGGCGCATCCGGCGATCAGCACCGAGAGGGCGACGAGCGGGGTGTCGTACGCGAACCGCGCGTCCATGCGCATGCCCGCCATGCCGAGGTAGTGCATCGACGCGATGCCCAGGCCGGTGATGGTGCCGCCGGTGATCAGCGCCATGCGGGTCGCGCCCCGGTACCCGACAATGAAGATGCCGATGCCGATCATCACCACGGCCACGGCCAGGCCGGCGAAGGTGAGGGGCTTGTCGTAGGAGATCGGGGTCTCCCGGACGGTGAAACCGGTCATGGCGACGAAGTGCATCGTCCAGACCCCGGAGCCGATGGACAGCGAGCCCAGCGCCAGCCAGCCGGCCCGGCGGCCACGTGTCGTACGAAGGGACCGGGTGGTGCAGCGGAGCCCGAGGGCGGCTCCCAGGGCGGCCATGAGGAACGCCGCGACCGGGGTCACCAGTCCGTAGGTGAATCCGTCGACCGTTCCCTGCATGTGCGTACGCCCTTCGAGACAGCCCGGGGTCGAGGAAGGTCCCCAAGGGGCGAGTCCCGGCAGACAGACAAAGAACCCCCACCCTATCGGCACGCGTCGGTGCCGGGAGCCCGTGGTGGCACCCGGTACCGAAGGTTCCGTTCATGTCACGGCCATCGCCACCCCGCCGGGCGTTGGCGGGGCGCTGTCACTCTCTGCGTGTCCGCACACTCCCGACGTGAGGAGTCCCCGTGTTCGTCCGCACCGCAACCGTCTCCGCCACGGCCGCCGCCCTGTTCGGCGCCGGCGCCCTGCTGCTGCCCGCCGACCGGCCCGAGGCGCCGGACCAGGTCTCCGCGCAGCGGGCGGACCCGGTCGTCGTGGCCCACCGGGGAGCGTCCGGTTACGCGCCGGAGAACACCCTCGCCGCCGTCGACGCCGCCGAGGCGCTCGGCATCGACTGGGTCGAGAACGACGTCCACCGCACCCGCGACGGCGTTCTCGTCGTGCTGCACGACACCGGCCTGAAGCGCACGACGGACGTCGAGCAGGTCTTCCCCGACCGTGCCCCCTGGGCGGTCAAGGACTTCACCGCGGCGGAGCTGGCGAAACTGGATGCGGGCAGCTGGTTCGGCACGCAGTTCGCCGGGGCGCGGATTCCGACGCTCACCCAGTTCCTGGACCGCCTGGAGCGCAACCGGCAGAAGCTCCTCCTGGAGATCAAGAGCCCGGCGACCTATCCGGGCATCGAGCACGACATCATCCGGACGCTGGGTCGTTCGGGGTGGCTGGACCGCTCCCACGTGCGCAGCCGGCTGGTCATCCAGAGCTTCGGCGCGGACAGCGTCAAGGAGATCCACCGTCTGCGCCCGGACGTCACGACCGGCTTCCTGGGCACCCCGGCGGTGGCCGACCTGCCCTCGTACGCGGCGTTCACCGATCAGATCAACCCCTCGTACGCGACGATCGGCGCCGACTACGTGGCGGCCGTCCAGCGGCTCAAGGGCGCGCACGGCAAGCGGCTGCGGGTGAACACCTGGACGGTGAACAAGGCGGCGGACGCGGTGAAGGCGCGTGATCTGGGGGTCGACGGGATCATCACCAACTTCCCCGACGTGGTGCGCGACGCGACGAGCTGACGTGGCGGGGGCGGGCCGGCCGTCGTCCGGCCCGTCGCTGTCGGTGGCGGGTCGTACGGTGGCGGTATGAACAGCTACGGGACGGGCGAGGGCCCGGCCGTCCGGGGTCCGGCCGTCGCATGGGCCGTCGTGGACAGCGTGATCGGTCCGCTGATGCTCGCGGCGACCGCGACCGGTCTGGTGAGCGTGTCCTTCCACGCGCGCCCCGCCGTGCGCGACACGGTCCTCGACCGGCTGCGGACCCGGTTCGGCACGGAGCCGGTCGAAGCGCCCGGCTCGCCACGGCTCGCGGAGCCCGTACGGCAGCTCGCGGCGTACTTCGCGGGCGGGCTCCACGCCTTCGACCTCGCTCTGGACTGGTCGCTGACCGGCGGGTTCCCCCGCGAGGTGCTCCGCGAGCTGGCGAGGGGGGTGCCCTACGGGACGGTCGTCGGGTACGGGGAGCTGGCCGCCCGCGTCGGCCGGCCGGAGGGGGCGCAGGCGGTGGGCGCGGCGATGGGGGCCAACCCGCTGCCGGTGGTGGTGCCGTGCCACCGGGTGGTGGAGAGCGACGGCGGCCTCGGGGGGTTCGGAGGCGGCCTGGAGACCAAACGGCAGCTGCTGGCGCTGGAGGGGGTCCTGCCGCAGCCGCTGTTCTGAGCCGTTCCCCGCTCGCCGGGGCGCCTCTTTCACCCTCCCGGGTGAACGGCGGTGGCCGCGTGATGGCACACTGCGCCGGTGACGCGCCCCCTCTCGCTCCCCCAGGTCACCGCCGCCGGTCTGCCCGCTCTCCAGCGCCGGACCTCGGCCGTGCTCGTCGTCAGCCAGATACTCGGCGGCCTCGGCGTGGCCGTCGGTATCGCCCTGGCACCGATGCTGGCCGCCGAGGTGAGCGGGTCGGAGGCGCTGTCCGGGCTGGCGCCGACCGCGTCCGTCGTCGGCACCGCGCTGCTGTCGCTGCCGTTGGCCGCGCTGATGACCGCGCGGGGCCGCCGGGCCGGCCTGGTCCTCGCCTATCTGATCGGCGCGCTGGGCGGTGGGCTGGTCGTCGTCGCCACGATGCGCTCCAGCTTCCCGCTGCTGCTGCTCGGCATGGCCGCGTTCGGCGCGGGATCGCTGGCCGGTCTCCAGGCCCGGTTCGCGGCGGCCGATCTGGTGGGGCCGGAGCGGCGGGGGCGGGCGATCTCCACCGTCGTCTGGGCCACCACGATCGGTTCGGTGCTGGGCCCCAACATCTCGGCTCCGGCGAGCCGCCTGTTCCGCGGTACGCCGGTGCCGGAGGCGGCCGGTCCGTATCTCTGCTCGGGCGCCGTGTTCCTGGTCGCCGCGCTCGTCGTGGCGCTCGCGTTGCGCCCGGACCCGCTGCTCACCGCGCGCGCCCTGGCCCCGGAGGGGCCCGTGGGTCCGCCGAAGCGCTCCCTCGCCGCAGGAATCGCGGCGGTCAGGGAGTCGCCGACGGCGCGCCTCGCGCTGGTGACGGTCGCCGTGTCGCACACCGCCATGGTGTCGATCATGGTCATGACCCCCGTCGATCTGGGCCGCCACGGCGCCGGACTCCAGCTGATCGGACTGGTGATCAGCGGGCACATCGCGGGCATGTACGCGTTCTCGCCGGTGATGGGGTGGCTGGCCGACCGGTTCGGCCGACCGGCCGTGATCGGGCTGGCCGTCGGGCTGCTGGGCTGCGCCGCGCTGCTGGCGGGCACCGCCGGGCCCCGGCACGGGCAGACCGCCGCGGGTCTGTTCGTCCTGGGCCTCGGCTGGTCGGCGGGGATGATCGCCGGTTCGGCGCTGCTCACCGACGCCGTGCCCCGGTCGGCACAGGCGGCGGTGCAGGGGCTGTCGGACCTGACCATGAACGCGGCGGCGGGCATCGGCGGTGCGACGGCCGGGGTGATCGTCGCCCAGTGGGGGTACGGCCCCCTCAACGCGATCGCCGCCGCGCTGCTCCTGCCGGTCGCCGCGCTCGTCCTGCGGCGCGGCCTGCGGCGTCCGGAGGCGGCCGGCCCCGACGCCACCTGACCGGGCCGCCGACAGCCGTGAAGTGAGCCGTGAGCCGTGAGCCGTGAGCCGTGAGCCGTGAGAAGCGTCGCAGGCTCATCGGAGACGTCGATGGCCTCAGAGGCTGATGTGGTACGCCTTGCGCAGCGTCTCGTGCACGGTCCAGGTCGTCCGGTCGCCCGCGCGCAGGACGCAGACGTCCCCGGGGCCGATCTCCAGCGTCGCCCCGCCCTCGACCGCGACGGTCGCCCGCCCGCCGACGACCACGAACAGCTCGTTCGCCTCGGTGTCGGTGACCACGCCGGGCGTGATCTGCCAGATGCCCCGGATCTGCTTGCCGTCCGGCGATTCCCACAGCACCTTGCCCGTCACCACGGGCTCGCCCGAGACGATCTGCGACGGATCGAGTGGTTCCGGAACGAGTTCGGCGTCCGGGATGTGTACGGCGAAGGAAGCGGGGGCCTGGTCGTATGTCGTCATGGCCGGTCACCTTAGCGACCACTTCCGGCCACCTGGTGACCAGGACCCGCCACAAGGTATCCGCCCGTGGTTTGCGCCCCCGCCGTCCGCGACAGGGATGGGGGCATGCCTCTGAACTCGCCCGAACGGTACGAGCCGGTGTTCTCGGCGGAGGTGCGCGCCGCTCTGAGCGCGGGGCTGCCCGTCGTGGCACTGGAGTCGACGATCATCGCGCACGGCCTGCCGCGCCCCCGCAACCTGTCCGTGGCCCTGGAACTGGAAGGACTCGTCCGGTCCGCCGGCGCCGTGCCCGCCACCGTGGCCGTGCTGGACGGCCGTGCCCATGTCGGTCTGGACGCGCAGCAGTTGGAGCGGGTGGCCGGCGACGCTTCGGTACGCAAGCTGGGGCACCGCGATCTCGCCCCGGCACTGGCCTCCGGTGCGAGCGGGGCCACGACGGTGTCCGCGACGGCGTTCCTGGCGGCGCGGGCGGGCGTCGGCGTCTTCGCCACGGGCGGACTCGGCGGCGTGCACCGGGAATGGGCCGCGAACCAGGACGAGTCGGCTGATCTCCGGCTGCTGGCCCGTACCGGCATCACCGTGGTGTGCGCGGGGGTGAAGTCGATCCTCGACGTCCCGGCGACCCTCCAGCGTCTGGAGACCCTCGGCGTCGGCGTCGTCGGGTACGGCACCGAACACTTCCCCGGCTTCTACCTGAGCAGTTCGGGCGAACCCGTCGGCTGGACGGTGCACAGCCCCGAGGAGGTGGTGGAGGTGATCCGGGCGAAGGAGGCGCTGGGCGGGCCGCCCACCGCGCTGATCGTCGCCAACCCCGTACCGGAGCATGAGCAGTTGGATCCGCTGCTGCACGACCGGGCGCTGGCGGAGGCGCTGGAGGCGTGCCGGGAGCGGTCCGTCTCGGGGCAGGGCGTGACGCCGTTCCTGCTGGACCGGTTGATGCGGCGGACCGGAGGCGCGTCGCTGGAGGCGAACCTCGCGGCCGTACGCGGGAACGTGGCGCTCGCGGCGCGGATCGCGGTCGCGGCGGCGGAGCCCGGCGGAACGGGCGCGCTGACGGGCACCCGGTGAACGGACGCGGTGACGGGTTCAGCGGCGGAGGCCCGGTGGCTCCGGGCTCAGGCCTCCTCGTGGTGGGCGAGGTGGTGACGGACGTGGTGGCGCGGCACGGCTCGCCCCTCGCCCACGGTACGGACACGAAGGCCCGCATCCGCACCCTGCCGGGCGGCGCGGGGGCCAACGTCGCCTGCTGGGCGGTGCGTTCGGGCTGTCCGGACGTCCGGCTGATGGCCAGGGCGGGGGCGGAGTCCGCCGACTGGCACCGGGAGGCGCTGGAGCGGGCGGGCGTACGGGCGTACCTCGCCGTGGACGAGGAGGTGCCGACGGCGACCGTCATCGCCCTGGTCGACGCGGGGGCCGAGCGCACGTTCCTGACCGACGGCGGGGCGGTGCTGCGGCTCGCCGCCGAGGACTTCGCGCCCGCGATGCTGGCGGGCGTCGGACGGCTGCACCTCTCGGGCTACCCGCTGTTCGCCCCGGTGAGCCGGGCCGCCTCGCTCCTCGCCCTGCGGACCGCCGTGGAGCGGGGCGTTCCGGTGAGCGTGGACCCGGCGTCGGCCGGGTTCCTCGGCGCCCTGGGGCCGCGGCGGTTCCTGGAGTACGTGGACGGGGCGGAGCTGGTGCTGCCGAACGCGGACGAGGCACGGGTGCTCACCGGGCTGCCCGAACCGGAAGCCGCGGCCGTCGAGTTGAGCCGCCGGTTCCCGCGTGTCGTCGTCACCCTGGGCGCGGCCGGAGCCGTGGTGGCCGCCGGAGGCGAGGTCGTCGGCCGCGTCGCCGCTCCGTCCGTGCGCGCTCCGGTCGACTCCACGGGCGCGGGCGACGCGTTCACCGGCGGGTTCCTGGCGGCTCTCCTGGCCGGGGCGGACGAACGGTCGGCGGCGGCCGAGGGCTGCCGCGCGGGGGCGGCGGCCGTCGCCACCGTCGGCGGCCGGCCTCCCCCGGCGGCTCGCTGACGGGTGTCGGCGAGCCGGCGACGGGAGCGACGGGCTCACTCCCCTCCGGGCAGCCCCGACCAGGCAGGGTGTGCCGGATCGTCGGCCCGCACCACCACGTCCGCGCGCTCCGCGGGCCCCACCTCGTCCTCGTACCGGGCGAAGGCGGGCAGGGTCCAGCGTTCCGGCTCCGGCGTCCTGCGCCGCAACGCACCCGGGGACAGGCGCAGGTGGACGCCGAGCGCGAACGGGAACCAGTGCCCCAGAAGGAACGGGCCGTGCACGATCACCACCCCGCCCTCGGGCAGTTCCCTGTACGGGGTGCGGGTGGCCCGGTCCGTCACGGGGTCCCACAGGTCCGGCAGCACCCGGCCGGAGCCGCCCGCCTCCAGCGGCCCGAACACCTCGCGCCACAGCGCCCCGGTGTCGTACCAGCCGTCGAGGTACGCGTCCGGGTCCCGCTTCCCGTACTCGTAGCGCAGGCTCGCCGGGCGCAGGAACCCCTCGGTGGGGACCACGAGGACCGAGCGGCCGAGCAGCCTCACCTCCTCGGCCAGGCGCTCGGCCGTCTCGCCGGTGCGGGCGGCCGGCGCGCCGTCGATGCCGAACGCGAGGCGGGACCCGCCGTCGGCGGCGGACAGCCCGTCGCCGTGCCGGGCCAGTTCGCGGGCCAGCCGTTCGCGGGTGATCGCTTCGAGTCGCACGGTTCCATCATCGCCGTACGGGCGGAAGAACACCCGGACCGGTGGAAGAGCACCCGGACCGGCGGAGGACGCCCGGTCGGCGGAGGTGCCCGAGGGGGCCCCGCTCCGGGACTTCAGGCCCCCGAGCCCGCTCCAGGACTTCAGGCCCCGGCGCGACCCGGCGGCCCGCTCCCCCGCAGTTCCGCGGCGAGCGGGCCCTGACCGGTCACCTCCACACGGCCGTCCTTCACCGCCTCCACGAA
Proteins encoded in this window:
- a CDS encoding pseudouridine-5'-phosphate glycosidase, translated to MPLNSPERYEPVFSAEVRAALSAGLPVVALESTIIAHGLPRPRNLSVALELEGLVRSAGAVPATVAVLDGRAHVGLDAQQLERVAGDASVRKLGHRDLAPALASGASGATTVSATAFLAARAGVGVFATGGLGGVHREWAANQDESADLRLLARTGITVVCAGVKSILDVPATLQRLETLGVGVVGYGTEHFPGFYLSSSGEPVGWTVHSPEEVVEVIRAKEALGGPPTALIVANPVPEHEQLDPLLHDRALAEALEACRERSVSGQGVTPFLLDRLMRRTGGASLEANLAAVRGNVALAARIAVAAAEPGGTGALTGTR
- a CDS encoding cupin domain-containing protein, whose translation is MTTYDQAPASFAVHIPDAELVPEPLDPSQIVSGEPVVTGKVLWESPDGKQIRGIWQITPGVVTDTEANELFVVVGGRATVAVEGGATLEIGPGDVCVLRAGDRTTWTVHETLRKAYHISL
- a CDS encoding uridine kinase, translated to MRLEAITRERLARELARHGDGLSAADGGSRLAFGIDGAPAARTGETAERLAEEVRLLGRSVLVVPTEGFLRPASLRYEYGKRDPDAYLDGWYDTGALWREVFGPLEAGGSGRVLPDLWDPVTDRATRTPYRELPEGGVVIVHGPFLLGHWFPFALGVHLRLSPGALRRRTPEPERWTLPAFARYEDEVGPAERADVVVRADDPAHPAWSGLPGGE
- a CDS encoding carbohydrate kinase family protein — its product is MNGRGDGFSGGGPVAPGSGLLVVGEVVTDVVARHGSPLAHGTDTKARIRTLPGGAGANVACWAVRSGCPDVRLMARAGAESADWHREALERAGVRAYLAVDEEVPTATVIALVDAGAERTFLTDGGAVLRLAAEDFAPAMLAGVGRLHLSGYPLFAPVSRAASLLALRTAVERGVPVSVDPASAGFLGALGPRRFLEYVDGAELVLPNADEARVLTGLPEPEAAAVELSRRFPRVVVTLGAAGAVVAAGGEVVGRVAAPSVRAPVDSTGAGDAFTGGFLAALLAGADERSAAAEGCRAGAAAVATVGGRPPPAAR